In one window of Psychrobacter sp. P2G3 DNA:
- a CDS encoding LysR family transcriptional regulator codes for MINITWLRTFCTLFEVGHFTHTAERLHMTQSGVSQHIRKLESQLDVDLLIRQGKQFSLTDAGEELYREAGDILQRLANLEQRIGEDPAYAGLVRLMSPGSVGLKLYPQLLTLQQQYPQLVIDYRFAPNSNIERALANHDIDIGFMTDVSDDEGISCQSIAQEALILVMPAMTDQPSWETLIALGFIDHPDGAHHASMLLSANYSEFQHINDFKKKGFSNQIGLILEPVSRGLGFTVLPAHAVAAYANPELISSHRLPTPVSETLYLAVRRQQALPNRMQTVINKVKKWL; via the coding sequence ATGATAAATATCACGTGGCTACGTACATTCTGTACCCTTTTTGAAGTGGGGCATTTTACTCACACTGCCGAGCGCCTACATATGACTCAGTCAGGTGTGAGTCAACACATACGCAAGCTTGAAAGTCAGTTAGATGTTGACTTACTCATCCGTCAAGGTAAACAGTTTTCATTGACGGATGCAGGCGAGGAGCTGTATAGGGAAGCGGGTGATATCTTGCAGCGCTTAGCAAATCTAGAACAGCGTATCGGTGAGGATCCCGCTTATGCAGGGCTAGTGCGATTGATGTCTCCTGGCAGCGTGGGCTTAAAGTTGTATCCGCAGCTTTTGACCTTACAACAGCAGTATCCGCAACTAGTGATTGATTATCGCTTTGCGCCAAATTCTAATATAGAGCGGGCGCTTGCGAATCACGACATTGATATTGGGTTTATGACTGATGTCTCAGATGACGAGGGAATAAGTTGCCAGTCAATAGCTCAGGAAGCGTTGATACTGGTGATGCCTGCGATGACTGATCAACCAAGCTGGGAGACACTCATAGCTCTTGGGTTTATCGATCATCCTGACGGTGCCCATCATGCCAGTATGCTGCTGAGCGCCAATTATAGCGAGTTCCAACATATCAATGACTTTAAGAAAAAGGGCTTTTCTAATCAAATTGGCTTGATTTTAGAGCCTGTCAGTAGGGGGCTTGGCTTTACCGTATTACCAGCACACGCGGTTGCAGCGTACGCAAACCCTGAGCTTATTAGCAGTCATCGCTTGCCAACGCCAGTGAGTGAAACACTCTATCTTGCCGTACGGCGGCAGCAAGCCCTACCTAATAGAATGCAAACGGTCATTAATAAGGTAAAGAAGTGGTTATAA
- a CDS encoding enoyl-CoA hydratase: protein MNTINTDAPTTDTNEPLVIREDSKDSSGVVTLTLNRPKQFNALSVDMLSAMQTELDSIAQDNNIRLVVIAANGKAFCAGHNLKEMRANSDEAFHSALFKQCSQMMLTINQMPQVVIAKVQGIATAAGCQLVAACDLAVASDDSKFATSGINVGLFCSTPAVAVSRNLSRKQAFEMLITGEFIDANMALQQGLINRVAPADQLDAKLQSLIDVITAKSSVAVKTGKDMFYKQLDMDLADAYEYAGKVMTCNMMADDVSEGIDAFIEKRHAVWTGR, encoded by the coding sequence ATGAATACTATAAATACAGACGCCCCTACTACAGACACTAACGAGCCATTAGTTATCAGAGAAGACAGCAAAGATTCAAGCGGCGTCGTTACCCTCACACTAAATCGTCCCAAACAATTCAACGCGCTATCAGTAGATATGTTATCCGCCATGCAAACAGAGCTGGACAGCATCGCTCAAGATAACAATATCCGCTTGGTCGTCATTGCCGCGAATGGCAAGGCATTTTGTGCAGGTCACAACCTAAAAGAGATGCGCGCAAACTCAGACGAGGCATTCCACAGCGCATTATTCAAACAATGTAGTCAAATGATGCTAACCATCAATCAAATGCCGCAAGTAGTGATCGCTAAGGTACAAGGCATTGCTACCGCCGCAGGCTGTCAGCTGGTCGCGGCCTGCGACTTAGCAGTGGCCTCTGATGACTCTAAGTTTGCGACTTCTGGGATAAATGTCGGGCTGTTTTGTTCTACGCCTGCCGTTGCAGTCAGCCGCAACTTATCTCGCAAGCAAGCATTTGAGATGCTTATCACGGGTGAGTTTATCGATGCAAATATGGCCCTACAACAAGGACTGATTAATCGTGTCGCGCCAGCGGATCAGTTAGATGCAAAGCTGCAGTCTTTAATCGATGTCATTACCGCTAAATCTTCTGTCGCGGTTAAAACGGGCAAAGATATGTTCTATAAACAGTTGGACATGGACTTAGCGGATGCTTATGAATATGCTGGTAAAGTGATGACCTGCAATATGATGGCAGACGATGTCAGCGAGGGC
- the pcaF gene encoding 3-oxoadipyl-CoA thiolase produces MTDSITRLNNAYIIDAIRTPFGRYGGSLAPVRADDLGAIPIKALMERNANVDWVKVDDVIYGCANQSGEDNRNVGRMSSLLAGLPYQVPATTVNRLCGSSMDALAIAARAIKAGEANLIIAGGVESMSRAPFVMGKSDQAFGRSQKLEDTTMGWRFINPKLDELYGTETMPQTAENVAEQFNVNRADQDAFALRSQQRTAAAQESGFFRDEMTPVVIPQRKGEPVTIDTDEHPRADTTLEKLTKLRPIVTADGTVTAGNASGINDGAAAFLVASEQAVKEFNLKPRARIVASTTVGVEPRIMGFAPAPAMKKLLEHTGLTLDEMDVIELNEAFAAQALACTRDLGLSDDSERVNPNGGAIALGHPLGASGARLILTALNQLEKTGKRYAICSMCIGVGQGIAMIIERVES; encoded by the coding sequence ATGACTGATTCAATCACTCGTTTAAATAACGCTTATATTATTGATGCCATTCGCACTCCTTTTGGTCGCTACGGTGGCAGTCTAGCACCAGTACGTGCAGACGACTTAGGTGCTATCCCTATCAAGGCGTTAATGGAACGTAATGCTAATGTCGATTGGGTAAAAGTAGATGACGTCATCTACGGCTGTGCCAACCAAAGCGGCGAAGACAATCGCAACGTCGGTCGCATGTCATCATTGCTAGCTGGCCTACCTTATCAAGTGCCTGCAACCACTGTTAATCGCTTGTGCGGCTCGTCAATGGATGCGTTAGCGATAGCTGCTCGTGCGATTAAAGCTGGTGAAGCCAATTTAATTATCGCAGGTGGTGTTGAGAGCATGAGCCGTGCGCCATTTGTGATGGGCAAATCGGATCAGGCGTTTGGTCGTAGTCAAAAGCTGGAAGATACCACTATGGGTTGGCGCTTTATCAATCCAAAGCTTGATGAGCTATATGGCACAGAGACCATGCCGCAAACCGCCGAAAATGTCGCAGAGCAATTCAATGTCAATCGAGCTGACCAAGATGCATTTGCGCTACGTAGCCAACAACGTACCGCAGCGGCGCAAGAGTCAGGATTCTTTAGAGACGAGATGACCCCTGTCGTCATCCCGCAGCGTAAAGGCGAGCCTGTCACCATCGATACCGATGAACATCCTCGTGCTGACACCACCCTTGAGAAGTTGACCAAACTGCGTCCTATCGTCACCGCAGATGGCACGGTAACAGCTGGTAACGCCTCTGGGATTAATGATGGCGCAGCAGCTTTCCTAGTGGCGTCAGAGCAAGCGGTTAAAGAATTTAACCTAAAGCCGCGTGCACGTATTGTGGCCTCAACTACGGTAGGCGTTGAACCGCGTATTATGGGTTTCGCCCCAGCACCAGCGATGAAAAAATTGCTTGAGCATACGGGACTAACGCTTGATGAGATGGATGTCATTGAATTAAACGAAGCCTTTGCCGCACAAGCTCTAGCTTGTACGCGTGACTTAGGATTATCCGATGATAGCGAACGCGTCAATCCTAACGGCGGTGCGATTGCCCTTGGTCATCCACTCGGCGCATCAGGCGCACGTTTGATCTTAACTGCCCTCAATCAACTTGAAAAAACAGGTAAGCGTTATGCTATATGCTCGATGTGTATTGGCGTTGGACAAGGTATCGCGATGATTATTGAACGTGTTGAGAGTTGA
- the pcaD gene encoding 3-oxoadipate enol-lactonase — MPVFENKDVTLNYATFGDSSNPALLFSNSLGTSYHMWQPQIDVLQTEYFIICYDTRGHGKSSAPTGPYTLNQLGQDVIDLLNHLNVDKAYFCGISMGGMTGQWLAIHHPDRFHHLMLCNTAAKIGNEAAWRDRAQLVREQGLAPIAATAAPRWFTAGFINDYPDVVAALSSALAAGSSEGYASCCEALSVADTREQLKDIRVPITVVAGIEDPVTTVADGQYMVDYIPNAKLATIDASHISNIEQPEAFNKLVRQYLNIQ; from the coding sequence ATGCCTGTATTTGAAAATAAAGACGTAACGCTAAACTATGCCACTTTTGGCGATAGCAGCAACCCTGCTCTACTATTCTCCAACTCTTTGGGTACCAGCTACCATATGTGGCAGCCGCAAATCGATGTGTTGCAAACTGAATACTTTATTATCTGTTACGACACCCGTGGTCATGGTAAATCCTCCGCACCAACAGGTCCTTATACCCTTAATCAGCTTGGACAAGATGTAATTGATTTGCTCAATCATTTAAATGTCGATAAAGCCTATTTTTGTGGCATCTCTATGGGCGGCATGACGGGTCAATGGTTAGCTATCCATCACCCTGACCGCTTCCATCACTTGATGCTATGCAATACCGCAGCGAAGATTGGTAATGAGGCGGCATGGAGAGATCGCGCGCAATTGGTACGTGAGCAAGGTCTAGCTCCTATCGCGGCCACCGCTGCTCCGCGTTGGTTCACAGCGGGTTTTATCAATGATTATCCTGATGTAGTCGCGGCATTGTCCAGTGCTCTCGCGGCTGGCAGTAGCGAGGGTTATGCCAGCTGCTGCGAGGCGTTATCTGTGGCTGATACTCGCGAACAGCTAAAAGATATTCGCGTACCCATTACAGTGGTGGCAGGTATCGAGGACCCAGTGACGACGGTTGCCGATGGTCAATATATGGTCGATTATATACCTAACGCTAAGCTCGCTACTATCGATGCCTCACATATCTCGAATATTGAACAGCCTGAAGCATTCAATAAACTCGTGCGACAATATTTAAATATTCAATAG
- a CDS encoding aromatic acid/H+ symport family MFS transporter, with the protein MESPTLNINKVIDEAKFAPFHWKVLFWCLLIIIFDGYDLIIYGVALPLLMEEWSLTAVQAGFLASAALFGMMFGAMIFGTLSDKIGRKKTIMICVALFSSFTFFGAFANGPMQFAALRFIAGLGIGGVMPICVALTSEYAPKRMRSTLVAIMFSGYAIGGMASALLGSFLVVDYGWEIMFYIAGIPTLLLPIIWKMLPESLMYLVKEKRHDDAKKIVRKLAPQETITASTDLILDEPTKGDDAPIKALFLKNRGFTTIMFWIAFFMCLLMVYALASWLPKLMIQAGYSLGASMLFLFALNIGGMIGAIGGGVLADRFHLKPVLTIMFVAGAAALILLGYNSPQVVLYTLIAIAGATTIGSQILLYTFVAQYYPTAVRTTAMGWASGIGRIGAIVGPILTGALLTLELSHQTNFLFIAIPGIIAAVAIFLVNLSAAVDGKKSNVAPVTLDAPVST; encoded by the coding sequence ATGGAATCACCAACCTTAAACATCAATAAAGTTATTGATGAAGCCAAGTTTGCGCCCTTTCATTGGAAGGTGCTGTTTTGGTGTTTACTGATCATTATTTTTGATGGTTATGATCTCATCATTTATGGCGTGGCGCTACCGTTACTCATGGAAGAGTGGTCATTGACCGCGGTACAAGCAGGCTTTCTTGCCAGCGCAGCACTTTTTGGCATGATGTTTGGTGCCATGATCTTTGGTACTTTGTCTGACAAGATCGGCCGAAAAAAGACCATCATGATCTGCGTCGCCCTATTTAGTAGCTTTACCTTTTTTGGCGCTTTTGCTAATGGTCCGATGCAGTTTGCGGCTCTACGCTTCATTGCAGGTCTTGGTATCGGCGGCGTGATGCCCATCTGTGTGGCACTGACCTCTGAATACGCCCCGAAGCGTATGCGTAGTACGCTAGTCGCCATTATGTTTAGTGGTTACGCGATAGGCGGAATGGCATCCGCATTGCTAGGATCATTTTTGGTGGTAGATTATGGCTGGGAGATTATGTTTTATATCGCAGGTATTCCTACCTTGCTATTACCAATCATTTGGAAAATGCTGCCTGAATCTTTGATGTATTTAGTCAAAGAAAAAAGACATGACGATGCCAAAAAAATCGTCCGCAAACTTGCACCACAAGAGACTATCACAGCCTCTACTGACTTAATCTTAGATGAGCCAACCAAAGGCGACGACGCCCCTATCAAAGCGTTATTCCTAAAAAATCGTGGCTTTACTACCATCATGTTTTGGATAGCCTTCTTTATGTGCTTGTTGATGGTATATGCTCTCGCCAGCTGGTTGCCGAAGCTTATGATTCAAGCAGGTTACTCGCTAGGCGCTAGTATGCTGTTCTTATTCGCACTTAATATTGGCGGGATGATCGGTGCTATTGGTGGCGGTGTGCTGGCTGATAGATTCCATCTAAAACCAGTATTAACCATTATGTTTGTCGCTGGTGCTGCTGCATTGATATTACTTGGCTACAACAGCCCTCAAGTAGTGCTCTATACCCTTATCGCAATTGCAGGTGCGACTACTATTGGCTCACAGATACTACTCTACACCTTTGTCGCTCAGTATTATCCGACCGCTGTACGTACCACCGCTATGGGCTGGGCATCGGGTATCGGTCGCATTGGTGCTATCGTAGGTCCTATCTTGACTGGGGCGCTACTCACGCTTGAGCTAAGCCACCAAACGAACTTCTTGTTTATCGCCATACCTGGTATTATCGCCGCCGTCGCTATCTTCTTAGTGAACCTAAGCGCCGCAGTTGATGGTAAAAAAAGTAATGTAGCACCAGTGACTTTAGATGCACCAGTATCAACTTAA
- a CDS encoding lactoylglutathione lyase family protein: MNNVYPRSFSHIGLSVPDLEAAVKFYTEVMGWYTIMEPTEIVEDNSPIGEMCTEVFGSGWGSFRIAHLSTGDRIGVEIFEFKNQENPENNFEYWKTGIFHFCVQDPNVEELAERIVAAGGKKRMEKPRYYYPGEKPYRMIYMEDPFGNIVEIYSHSYELIYSEGAY; the protein is encoded by the coding sequence ATGAATAACGTTTATCCAAGAAGCTTTTCGCACATTGGTCTTTCCGTTCCTGACTTAGAAGCAGCAGTAAAATTCTATACTGAAGTGATGGGTTGGTACACCATCATGGAGCCGACCGAAATCGTTGAAGATAACAGCCCTATTGGTGAGATGTGTACTGAAGTCTTTGGCTCAGGTTGGGGTAGTTTCCGTATCGCTCATCTCTCTACTGGTGACCGTATCGGTGTTGAAATCTTTGAATTCAAAAATCAAGAAAATCCTGAAAACAACTTTGAATACTGGAAAACAGGTATTTTTCACTTCTGTGTTCAAGATCCAAATGTTGAAGAACTCGCTGAACGTATCGTCGCGGCTGGCGGGAAAAAGCGTATGGAAAAACCACGTTATTACTACCCTGGCGAAAAACCTTACCGTATGATTTATATGGAAGACCCGTTTGGCAATATCGTTGAAATATACAGCCACAGCTATGAGCTTATTTATAGCGAAGGCGCATATTAG
- a CDS encoding M20 family metallopeptidase, protein MKRSLLSLVVGIVACSTFSAHANINIDKEVKSVEKKVIEWRRDIHKHPELSNRETRTAAIVAKHLKSLGMQVETDIAHTGVVGFLKGAKPGPTVMLRADMDALPVTEKADVPFKSTIVTKYMGEDVGVMHACGHDTHVAMLMGTAEVLAAVKNELHGNIMFVFQPAEEGAPEGEEGGAELMLKQGIFKKYKPEVAFGLHVMSSLNSGQIGYRSGPIMASADTFDITVNGKQTHGSAPWNGVDPISAAAQIVTGVNHIVSRQIDITKEPAIVSFGKIDGGVRDNIIPDSVNMIGTIRNFDMNNRDQIFSNIKTTATHIAMASGAKADVKINKGYPVTINNPALTAQMLPTLKNVAGKDNVLEVPKLTASEDFSFYAQEVPSLFFFLGGTPVGQDASKAPYNHSPYFSVDEASFKVGTKALSQLAIDYLAMKK, encoded by the coding sequence ATGAAACGATCATTATTATCATTAGTTGTCGGTATTGTTGCCTGTAGCACCTTTAGTGCTCATGCCAACATCAACATCGATAAAGAAGTGAAAAGTGTTGAAAAAAAGGTGATTGAATGGCGTCGGGATATTCACAAACATCCGGAATTAAGCAATAGAGAAACTCGTACTGCCGCTATTGTTGCCAAGCATCTAAAATCACTAGGTATGCAGGTCGAAACTGATATAGCGCATACAGGTGTTGTTGGTTTTTTGAAGGGTGCTAAACCCGGGCCTACGGTGATGCTACGCGCAGACATGGATGCATTACCCGTTACCGAAAAAGCAGATGTACCTTTTAAATCAACCATTGTCACTAAGTACATGGGTGAAGACGTTGGTGTCATGCATGCCTGCGGACACGATACTCATGTTGCTATGCTAATGGGCACGGCAGAAGTATTAGCCGCTGTTAAAAATGAATTGCACGGTAATATTATGTTCGTATTTCAGCCTGCCGAAGAAGGTGCCCCTGAAGGTGAAGAAGGCGGTGCAGAGCTCATGCTTAAGCAAGGCATCTTTAAAAAGTATAAGCCCGAGGTTGCGTTTGGGCTACATGTTATGTCGAGCTTAAATAGTGGTCAAATTGGCTACCGAAGCGGCCCTATTATGGCTAGTGCTGATACCTTTGACATAACAGTAAACGGTAAGCAAACTCATGGCTCAGCACCTTGGAATGGGGTCGATCCTATCTCAGCTGCGGCGCAAATCGTTACCGGAGTTAATCATATAGTGAGCCGTCAAATTGATATCACTAAAGAGCCTGCCATTGTCTCCTTTGGTAAAATAGACGGCGGTGTACGCGATAACATTATTCCAGATAGTGTCAATATGATTGGCACTATCCGTAACTTTGATATGAATAATCGCGACCAAATTTTTAGTAATATAAAGACGACAGCGACTCATATAGCAATGGCATCAGGTGCGAAAGCTGACGTCAAAATTAATAAAGGTTATCCAGTTACGATTAACAACCCAGCGCTCACCGCGCAAATGTTACCGACGCTTAAGAACGTAGCAGGTAAAGACAATGTACTTGAGGTGCCTAAGCTAACGGCATCTGAAGATTTCTCGTTTTATGCCCAAGAAGTACCTAGTTTATTTTTCTTTTTAGGCGGTACACCCGTAGGGCAAGACGCAAGTAAGGCACCCTATAACCACTCTCCCTACTTCTCTGTAGACGAAGCATCATTTAAGGTGGGTACTAAAGCGCTTAGCCAGCTAGCAATAGATTATTTAGCTATGAAAAAATAA